The proteins below come from a single Corylus avellana chromosome ca3, CavTom2PMs-1.0 genomic window:
- the LOC132176425 gene encoding disease resistance response protein 206-like produces the protein MGARARQYFIIVFSFLTFLALSSAFQGKKQYKPCKSLILFFHDIIYNGKNAANATSAIVAAPEGANLTILAGQFRFGNIAVFDDPITLDNNLHSKPVGRAQGLYVYDTKNTFTAWLGFAFVLNSTDHQGTINFLGADPILTKSRDISIVGGTGDFFMHRGVATIMTDAFEGDVYFRLRVHIKFYECW, from the coding sequence ATGGGGGCCAGAGCCAGACAATACTTCATAATTGTCTTCTCTTTCCTCACTTTTCTTGCATTATCTTCTGCCTTCCAGGGCAAGAAACAGTACAAACCATGCAAAAGCCTCATCTTATTCTTCCATGACATCATTTACAATGGCAAAAATGCTGCAAATGCAACATCTGCAATAGTTGCAGCCCCCGAAGGGGCTAACCTGACCATCTTGGCAGGCCAATTTCGCTTCGGGAACATAGCCGTTTTCGACGACCCCATCACTCTTGACAACAATCTGCACTCCAAGCCCGTCGGCAGGGCACAAGGGCTCTACGTTTATGACACAAAAAACACCTTCACCGCTTGGCTTGGCTTCGCATTTGTTCTCAATAGCACCGACCACCAAGGCACCATAAATTTCTTGGGAGCTGATCCGATATTGACGAAGAGCAGAGACATTTCCATTGTTGGTGGGACTGGAGATTTTTTCATGCACCGTGGAGTTGCAACTATAATGACTGATGCTTTTGAAGGGGACGTGTATTTCAGGCTGCGGGTCCACATTAAGTTCTATGAGTGTTGGTAA